The DNA window TCCAGGGTGCCCTGGCGGACCAGGTAGACCGTGAGCGAACGGACGTACATGGCGCCGATACCGAGGCCGAGCGCCATCCAGAAGATGTGGTTGGTGATGGCGAAGGCGCCGATGACCCCGTCGAAGGAGAACGAGGCGTCGAGGACTTCCAGGTAGAGGAAGAGGAAGAACGCGGCCTTGCCGGCCAGGCCGACGGCGGAGACGGGCTTGCCCGCGGCCTTGGCCTTCTCCTCCTCCTCGTGCTCGCGCTCCTCTTCCTCCTCCAGCTTGTCCTCGAAGTACGAGGACAGGCCGCCGACGATGAGGTACGTGATCAGGCCGGCGACGCCGGCGAGCAGCACGGTGGCGGACTTGTCCGCGTGGCCGGTGCTGGTGTGGGCGTTGACGGCGAAGGTCATCGCCGAGACGAGCAGCGCGATCAGGGCGATGCAGACCGACAGCATGTCGACCTTGCCGAGCTTGGCCAGCGGACGCTCGAGCCAGGCGAGCCACTTGTGCTCCCGCTCCTCGAAGATGAAGTCGAGGAAGATCATCAGCAGGAACATGCCGCCGAAGGCCGCGATGGCCGGGTGGGCGTCGGTGACCAGGGCCTCGTACCGCTCGGGGTGGTCAAGCGCCAGCTGGATGGCCTCGATGGGGCCGACCTTGGCACTGATGGCGACGATCGCCACCGGGAAGACGAGCCGCATACCGAACACGGCGATCAAAATGCCGATGGTGAGGAAGATCTTCTGCCAGAAGGCGTTCATCTTCTTCAGGATTCCGGCATTGACGACCGCGTTGTCGAAGGACAGCGAGATCTCGAGGATCGACAGGATCAGTACGATCCCGAACGCCTCCCACCCCCACTGCCACGCGGCAAAGGCGAGGCCGAGCGCCGTGATGGCGAACGACCAGCCGAAGGTTTTCAGAACCACTGGCACCTGGCACCCCATGCGTCTTGTTGCGGCTTTACGAAACGTTGACCCCGAAGTCTAGAGCGATGCCCCTCAGACCCGACGCGTACCCCTGCCCCACTGCACGGAACTTCCATTCACCTCCGTACCGGTAGACCTCGCCGAAGATCATCGCGGTCTCGCTGGAGGCGTCCT is part of the Streptomyces subrutilus genome and encodes:
- a CDS encoding DUF475 domain-containing protein; translation: MVLKTFGWSFAITALGLAFAAWQWGWEAFGIVLILSILEISLSFDNAVVNAGILKKMNAFWQKIFLTIGILIAVFGMRLVFPVAIVAISAKVGPIEAIQLALDHPERYEALVTDAHPAIAAFGGMFLLMIFLDFIFEEREHKWLAWLERPLAKLGKVDMLSVCIALIALLVSAMTFAVNAHTSTGHADKSATVLLAGVAGLITYLIVGGLSSYFEDKLEEEEEREHEEEEKAKAAGKPVSAVGLAGKAAFFLFLYLEVLDASFSFDGVIGAFAITNHIFWMALGLGIGAMYVRSLTVYLVRQGTLDDYVYLEHGAHYAIGALAVILLVTIQHEISEIITGLIGVVLIAASFWSSVRRNKRVEREGSAAEA